In the Nitrospira sp. SG-bin1 genome, one interval contains:
- a CDS encoding glucose-6-phosphate dehydrogenase encodes MNSQRIDISPAQEPLPPVEPCTLVIFGGSGDLARRRLIPAVYNLLLDGLLPSNYVVLGLGRTPMSDEEFRASVRDGVVKHSRQALIEDTWSAFSQHLFYLAGGNDDAQTYVRLKERAEELERKFQLPGNRIFYLSIPPSSFTAVCEGLSHSGLVGTPEARSPYTRIIVEKPVGRDLASAKAINEVTGRVFDESQIFRIDHYLGKETVQNLMVVRFANSIFEPIWNHKYVDHVQITVSEAEGVGTRATYYEEAGALRDMIQNHLLQLLCLVAMEPPYSLDPDVVRNAKMEVLRCLRPITAKDVEKFTVRAQYTEGTVHGTPVPGYRREKGVKPNSTTETYVAVKCFVENWRWSGVPFYLRTGKALPLRASEVAVQFKEIPQILFNAGGQTPQAPNVLALKIQPEEGLSLRIVSRVPGTRAQTHPVEMHFKYGEVFGRPSPEAYERLLLDVMAGDASRFMRRDAVEASWAWITQILEAWEKSGQRWLPEYQAGTWGPVESDRLIQNDGRTWRML; translated from the coding sequence ATGAACAGCCAACGGATCGATATCAGTCCCGCCCAAGAGCCGCTGCCCCCCGTCGAACCTTGTACGCTGGTCATTTTTGGCGGTTCCGGGGATTTGGCCCGCCGTCGACTGATTCCCGCCGTCTACAATCTCCTCCTGGACGGGTTGCTGCCGTCGAACTATGTCGTGCTCGGCTTGGGCCGCACTCCCATGAGCGATGAAGAATTCCGCGCCAGCGTCCGCGATGGCGTCGTCAAACATTCTCGACAGGCCCTCATCGAAGATACGTGGAGCGCCTTTTCCCAGCACCTCTTTTACTTGGCGGGAGGGAACGACGACGCGCAGACCTATGTGCGGCTGAAGGAACGGGCCGAGGAACTGGAGCGTAAATTCCAATTGCCCGGCAATCGCATTTTCTATCTCAGCATTCCTCCCAGCTCCTTTACCGCAGTCTGCGAAGGTTTGTCCCATTCCGGCCTCGTTGGAACACCGGAAGCTCGTTCGCCCTATACACGCATCATCGTGGAAAAACCCGTGGGGCGCGATCTGGCTTCGGCCAAGGCCATCAACGAAGTGACGGGTCGCGTCTTCGACGAGTCACAGATTTTTCGGATCGATCACTATCTGGGCAAAGAGACCGTTCAGAATCTGATGGTCGTGCGATTTGCAAACAGCATTTTCGAGCCCATCTGGAATCACAAATACGTCGATCACGTTCAAATCACCGTGAGCGAGGCCGAAGGCGTGGGGACCAGGGCAACTTACTATGAGGAAGCCGGTGCCTTGCGGGACATGATTCAGAATCATTTGTTGCAATTGCTCTGTCTGGTGGCGATGGAGCCGCCCTACTCGCTCGATCCGGATGTCGTGCGGAACGCCAAGATGGAGGTCCTCCGATGCTTGCGCCCGATTACGGCGAAGGACGTGGAGAAATTCACCGTCCGAGCCCAATACACGGAAGGAACGGTGCACGGCACGCCGGTGCCCGGCTATCGCCGTGAAAAAGGAGTGAAGCCGAACTCCACGACTGAAACCTATGTAGCGGTCAAATGTTTCGTGGAGAATTGGCGTTGGTCGGGCGTCCCATTTTACTTGCGAACAGGGAAAGCCCTACCTCTGCGTGCCAGCGAAGTCGCCGTGCAGTTCAAAGAAATCCCGCAAATCCTGTTCAATGCCGGCGGACAGACGCCTCAAGCTCCGAACGTCTTAGCCTTGAAAATACAACCGGAGGAAGGGCTTTCGCTCCGTATCGTCTCACGTGTGCCTGGCACACGTGCCCAAACCCATCCCGTCGAAATGCACTTCAAGTATGGAGAAGTGTTCGGTCGTCCGTCTCCTGAAGCCTACGAGCGCCTACTGCTCGACGTGATGGCGGGAGACGCCTCTCGTTTCATGCGGCGCGATGCCGTGGAAGCGTCCTGGGCTTGGATCACGCAAATCCTCGAAGCCTGGGAGAAATCTGGGCAGCGGTGGCTGCCCGAATATCAAGCGGGGACCTGGGGACCGGTGGAATCCGACCGCTTGATCCAAAACGACGGGCGTACCTGGCGGATGCTGTAA
- a CDS encoding 6-phosphogluconate dehydrogenase: protein MELGFIGLGKMGMNMVTRLRRDQHRVVVYDRSNDLIKQAEGQGCVGSSSLSDLVGKLTAPRVVWVMVPSGAPTEETILAVAALLQPGDIVVDGGNTRFHDDVRRAAELKKKGIRYVDAGTSGGIWGLKVGYCLMVGGEDTAVKRLEPVFKTLAPENGWAHVGAVGAGHYVKMVHNGIEYSMMQGYAEGFELMSKSEYKLDLARIADLWMHGSVVRSWLLELAAGALKEDQKLEKLKGYVQDSGEGRWMIADAIEKDVPVPTLTTALFTRFRSRQEESFAEKMLAALRNAFGGHAVRR, encoded by the coding sequence ATGGAACTGGGATTCATCGGACTCGGCAAAATGGGGATGAACATGGTGACGCGTCTTCGGCGCGATCAGCATCGTGTGGTGGTCTACGATCGATCAAACGATCTGATCAAACAGGCGGAGGGCCAGGGCTGCGTCGGGTCGTCATCCCTCTCTGATCTCGTCGGAAAGCTCACTGCCCCGCGTGTCGTGTGGGTCATGGTTCCTTCCGGAGCTCCGACCGAAGAAACCATCCTGGCGGTGGCGGCGCTCCTCCAACCAGGCGACATCGTCGTGGACGGCGGAAACACCAGATTTCATGATGACGTGCGGCGGGCCGCCGAGCTGAAGAAAAAAGGGATCCGCTATGTGGATGCGGGAACGAGTGGAGGCATCTGGGGGCTCAAAGTCGGCTATTGCCTCATGGTCGGCGGAGAAGATACGGCGGTCAAACGGCTCGAACCCGTGTTTAAAACGCTGGCGCCTGAAAACGGCTGGGCCCACGTCGGCGCAGTCGGGGCCGGGCACTATGTGAAGATGGTGCACAACGGCATCGAGTACAGCATGATGCAAGGCTATGCCGAGGGATTCGAGTTGATGTCGAAAAGCGAATACAAGCTCGATCTGGCCAGGATTGCCGATCTCTGGATGCACGGGAGCGTCGTCCGGTCCTGGTTATTGGAATTGGCCGCGGGCGCGCTCAAAGAGGATCAAAAGCTGGAAAAACTGAAAGGGTACGTCCAAGACTCCGGAGAAGGCCGCTGGATGATCGCCGACGCGATCGAGAAAGATGTCCCGGTTCCCACCCTCACGACAGCGCTCTTCACGCGGTTTCGTTCACGACAAGAAGAATCGTTCGCCGAAAAGATGCTGGCCGCCCTGCGAAATGCCTTCGGTGGGCATGCCGTCCGGCGATGA
- a CDS encoding threonine aldolase, protein MIDLRSDTVTKPTDDMRKAMARAEVGDDVYGEDPTVNRLQDMAATMLGKRFALFVPSGTMANQLAIRSHTQPGQEIIVESKSHVVRYEQGAAGALAGVQLHWVIGERGIMTAEQVEAAIRPNDPHSITTALICIENTHNAGGGTIYPLSTLEKIRALAVRHGIPMHLDGARLFNAVAATTLPPTAYAQHFETVSLCLSKGLGAPVGSLLISNDRHLMDRARRFRRMYGGAMRQAGILAAAGIYALERHVARLKTDHDHAKKLARLLQHIPTIQVAPQHVETNIVMFDIVDEQRSPAELVTAFKEHGVLINAVGGQSYRAVTHLQITEKQIEEAAAIFTKVLAR, encoded by the coding sequence ATGATCGATCTTCGCAGCGACACCGTCACCAAACCGACCGACGATATGCGGAAAGCCATGGCGCGTGCGGAGGTCGGCGATGACGTCTATGGTGAAGATCCCACCGTCAATCGCCTCCAAGACATGGCGGCGACCATGCTCGGCAAACGATTCGCACTCTTCGTTCCTTCCGGAACCATGGCGAATCAGCTGGCGATTCGATCACACACTCAGCCGGGACAGGAAATTATCGTCGAGAGCAAGAGCCATGTCGTTCGGTATGAACAGGGAGCAGCCGGGGCGTTGGCCGGCGTGCAACTTCATTGGGTCATCGGCGAGCGGGGGATCATGACCGCCGAGCAGGTGGAAGCGGCCATCAGGCCGAACGATCCGCACAGCATCACGACGGCCTTGATCTGCATCGAGAACACGCACAATGCCGGAGGCGGCACGATATATCCGCTCTCCACGCTCGAAAAAATTCGAGCCCTTGCCGTAAGACACGGCATCCCCATGCATCTCGACGGGGCCAGACTCTTCAATGCCGTGGCCGCCACCACCTTGCCTCCAACAGCGTACGCTCAACACTTCGAAACTGTCTCCCTTTGTCTTTCGAAAGGACTCGGAGCCCCCGTGGGATCGTTGCTGATCTCCAACGACCGGCACCTCATGGATCGAGCACGCCGCTTTCGCCGCATGTACGGAGGTGCGATGCGCCAAGCCGGCATCCTGGCCGCCGCCGGCATCTATGCCTTGGAACGGCATGTCGCTCGGCTCAAGACCGACCATGATCATGCGAAAAAACTGGCCCGTCTGCTACAGCACATTCCGACGATTCAGGTCGCGCCACAGCACGTGGAAACGAACATCGTCATGTTCGACATCGTCGACGAGCAACGCTCTCCGGCCGAACTGGTGACCGCCTTCAAAGAGCACGGTGTGCTCATCAACGCCGTCGGAGGACAGAGCTATCGGGCTGTGACTCACCTGCAAATCACGGAGAAGCAGATCGAAGAAGCCGCGGCTATCTTCACCAAAGTCCTCGCACGTTGA
- a CDS encoding gamma-glutamyl phosphate reductase translates to MEIPVKLYLDKLLKECRNVATALALLSGPVKSKVLHAVADRLAVGEDTILAENAKDVEAVGKSFETADSKDRMKAAVARVRLTASQMKEIIERIHFIADLPDPVGVVTSRQERPDGLLVSRVRVPIGVIGVVSEFSPLVTAESIALCLKSGNVCIFRGAPEWKWTHQALDARFREAAMEHGVPKGAWVLIERHEKEVALDLMRSGKHLDAIIVRGGAGLRKAVAEQAKVPLLCDDGGLTHFYIDEDPDISVAQNLVINSKVQQAGASNALDTLLVQQIVGRQFLPPLINRLLDQFKIEVHACPKTVALMGQMAMTGHTAIIPATEADWHTQFAGPILAVKMVEDLDEALAHIRTHGPCLTAGIATTRYASAMRFTREVDASAVLVNASTRLHAGDSFGMGSDVGLSVGKLHAKGPIGLEQLTCEKYVAFGSGQLRLPHPVPEAYFDAIMLKRP, encoded by the coding sequence ATGGAAATTCCGGTCAAATTATACCTCGATAAATTATTGAAAGAGTGCAGGAATGTAGCAACGGCGCTTGCGCTGCTGTCAGGTCCAGTGAAATCAAAAGTGCTGCATGCCGTTGCCGATCGGCTGGCCGTGGGGGAAGACACGATTCTCGCGGAAAACGCCAAGGATGTCGAGGCCGTGGGCAAGTCCTTCGAAACCGCGGATTCGAAAGATCGGATGAAGGCCGCCGTGGCCCGTGTCCGCCTGACGGCAAGCCAGATGAAGGAGATCATCGAGCGGATCCATTTTATCGCCGATCTGCCCGACCCTGTCGGTGTTGTGACGTCGAGACAGGAACGACCGGACGGATTACTCGTTTCCAGGGTACGGGTGCCCATCGGAGTGATCGGTGTCGTCTCCGAGTTCAGCCCGCTCGTGACTGCGGAGTCGATTGCTCTCTGTTTGAAGTCGGGCAACGTCTGTATCTTTCGCGGGGCCCCGGAATGGAAGTGGACGCATCAGGCGCTTGACGCGCGATTCCGTGAAGCTGCGATGGAGCATGGCGTACCGAAGGGGGCCTGGGTCCTCATCGAACGTCACGAAAAAGAGGTCGCGCTCGATTTGATGCGATCGGGCAAGCACCTTGACGCGATCATCGTGCGTGGCGGAGCCGGTTTACGAAAGGCCGTTGCCGAGCAAGCCAAGGTTCCGTTGCTCTGCGATGACGGGGGCCTCACGCATTTTTACATCGATGAAGACCCCGATATTTCAGTCGCACAAAACCTGGTGATCAACTCGAAGGTGCAACAGGCAGGGGCTTCCAATGCGTTGGATACCTTGCTGGTCCAGCAGATCGTGGGACGACAGTTCTTGCCGCCGTTGATCAACCGTTTGCTGGACCAATTCAAGATCGAAGTGCATGCGTGCCCGAAAACGGTCGCGCTCATGGGGCAAATGGCGATGACGGGACATACGGCGATCATCCCGGCAACGGAGGCGGATTGGCACACTCAGTTCGCCGGGCCGATCCTGGCCGTCAAGATGGTGGAAGATCTTGACGAGGCACTGGCTCATATTAGAACGCACGGACCTTGTCTCACCGCCGGGATTGCCACCACACGCTACGCGTCCGCCATGCGATTTACCAGGGAAGTCGATGCCAGCGCGGTGCTGGTCAACGCCTCCACGAGACTCCATGCCGGGGACAGCTTCGGGATGGGCAGCGATGTCGGGCTGAGCGTGGGAAAACTGCATGCGAAGGGGCCGATCGGTCTCGAGCAGCTCACCTGCGAGAAGTACGTGGCATTCGGGTCGGGACAGCTCCGGCTGCCGCATCCCGTACCGGAAGCGTACTTCGATGCCATCATGCTGAAACGGCCGTAG
- a CDS encoding glycosyl transferase family 1 produces the protein MSQGTVLLSWVIDPFVLKPGESMPDSHTQYQDCAQVARTFLELGFAVGVIDSHNRTFRPTKSYALFIGHRINFDRIAPLLKSECIKIAFLDTAHWVFNNHATYLRKLQLQQRKGVTLTGSHRLVEHNLAIEHADYAVAYGNQFTLSTYRYANKPLFPIHISSCVQVPWPEHKEYDTCRTHFLWFGTHGFVHKGLDWVLEAFAQMPEYQLYVCGPLEREMDFVRVYYRELFQTPNIHAVGWVDVNSSKFIEIANRCIGLVYPSCAEGQAGCVTTCMHAALIPMSSYESGVDVNNCGFVLKDYSIMTIIHMVQEISHLPANILGDLSRNAWEHARATHTRERFAKEFKNIILTILGEPRCKEIERSRAA, from the coding sequence ATGTCGCAGGGAACAGTACTGTTGTCCTGGGTCATTGACCCATTCGTATTGAAACCTGGTGAATCGATGCCCGACTCTCACACTCAATACCAGGATTGCGCCCAGGTAGCTCGAACATTTTTAGAGTTAGGCTTTGCCGTGGGTGTCATTGATTCGCACAACCGGACTTTTCGGCCGACCAAGTCGTATGCATTGTTTATCGGTCACCGGATTAATTTTGACCGAATCGCTCCCCTGCTGAAGAGTGAGTGTATCAAGATCGCGTTCTTGGATACGGCTCATTGGGTGTTTAATAACCACGCGACCTATCTGCGCAAACTACAACTGCAACAAAGGAAAGGCGTCACTCTTACGGGAAGTCATCGGCTCGTCGAGCATAATTTGGCGATTGAACACGCGGACTATGCAGTCGCGTATGGCAATCAGTTTACGCTGAGCACATATCGTTACGCGAATAAACCTCTATTCCCGATTCATATCTCGAGCTGTGTGCAGGTTCCTTGGCCGGAGCACAAAGAATATGACACCTGCCGCACTCATTTCCTTTGGTTCGGCACCCATGGCTTCGTGCACAAAGGACTGGATTGGGTGCTCGAAGCATTCGCGCAAATGCCGGAATATCAATTGTACGTGTGTGGTCCGTTGGAAAGGGAAATGGATTTTGTCAGGGTATATTACCGAGAGCTCTTTCAAACGCCGAATATCCATGCTGTTGGCTGGGTAGATGTGAACAGCTCGAAATTTATTGAAATTGCGAATAGATGCATAGGGCTTGTCTACCCTTCATGCGCTGAAGGACAGGCGGGATGTGTGACGACGTGCATGCACGCAGCGCTGATTCCGATGAGCAGTTACGAATCAGGTGTCGACGTGAATAATTGTGGCTTTGTGTTAAAAGACTATTCCATCATGACGATCATTCATATGGTGCAAGAAATTTCTCATCTGCCTGCCAATATATTAGGCGATCTCAGTCGAAACGCCTGGGAACATGCAAGAGCCACGCACACGAGAGAACGATTCGCTAAGGAGTTCAAGAACATCATTCTGACTATCCTGGGAGAGCCTAGATGCAAAGAAATCGAAAGGTCACGAGCAGCCTAA
- a CDS encoding cytochrome C, with the protein MHVIHTIQISMLCLILMAALATAAAAGDKGRSTGPAMPLDKKTEDRARYVITIAGCNDCHTTGYAEAGGKIPEKDWLKGDSMGWRGPWGTTYASNLRLYMHNLSEDQWIKVSRSVEFRPPMPWFVLRVMTEQDLRAIYRFIRNLGPAGEPAPAYVPPDQEPRGAFILFPSSTEPPQ; encoded by the coding sequence ATGCACGTGATTCACACCATCCAAATATCCATGTTGTGTTTGATCCTCATGGCTGCGTTAGCGACCGCTGCCGCCGCGGGAGACAAGGGACGTTCGACGGGACCCGCCATGCCATTGGACAAGAAGACCGAAGACCGGGCACGGTACGTCATTACAATCGCCGGATGTAACGATTGCCATACCACCGGCTACGCGGAAGCCGGCGGCAAGATCCCCGAAAAAGACTGGCTCAAAGGGGATTCGATGGGCTGGCGCGGCCCTTGGGGCACGACCTACGCCAGTAATCTACGTCTCTACATGCACAATCTCTCGGAGGACCAGTGGATCAAGGTTTCGCGCTCCGTTGAGTTTCGCCCGCCCATGCCGTGGTTCGTCCTACGCGTGATGACCGAGCAAGATCTACGCGCCATTTATCGATTTATCAGAAACCTGGGGCCAGCCGGCGAACCGGCACCAGCCTACGTTCCGCCGGATCAGGAACCGAGGGGAGCCTTTATACTGTTCCCCTCAAGCACAGAACCGCCTCAATAG
- a CDS encoding IMP dehydrogenase (catalyzes the synthesis of xanthosine monophosphate by the NAD+ dependent oxidation of inosine monophosphate): protein MLDQEPRLGLTYDDVVLVPAKSQVVPNEVDTSTFVSRNIRINIPLLSAAMDTVTESRLAIAMAREGGIGIIHRVLSPADQAIEVDKVKKSESGMILDPVTISPDETIRDAHQLMAKYRISGIPVTKGRKLVGILTNRDLRFETRMDMKVSQVMKRDPLITAPEGTSLEKAREILHEHRIEKLPVVNNEFELKGLITIKDIEKRIKYPNACKDGHGRLRVGAAVGVGQDTEERVSLLKKAGVDLVVVDTAHGHSQAVLDTARRIKKVYPDLELVAGNIGTPEAAKDLLNVGVDAVKVGVGPGSICTTRIVSGAGMPQLTAIADCAKVLYGTGVPVIADGGIKFSGDITKALGAGASSVMLGGLFAGTEESPGETVLYQARTYKVYRGMGSIGAMERGGGDRYGQGGRPAQKLVPEGIEGRVPYKGPLAAVVYQLVGGVRSGMGYCGCKTIIELQRNATFIRQSVAGLRESHVHDVIITKEAPNYRMDWE, encoded by the coding sequence ATGCTTGATCAAGAACCCCGACTGGGATTGACGTACGACGACGTGGTCCTTGTGCCGGCTAAGTCACAGGTCGTGCCTAACGAGGTCGATACCAGCACCTTCGTGTCGCGCAATATCCGGATCAATATCCCGCTCCTCAGCGCGGCCATGGACACGGTCACGGAGTCCCGATTGGCGATCGCGATGGCCCGCGAAGGCGGGATCGGCATCATCCATCGCGTGCTGTCTCCGGCGGATCAGGCGATCGAGGTGGACAAGGTCAAGAAGTCCGAGAGCGGGATGATCCTGGACCCCGTGACGATTTCTCCGGACGAAACGATTCGCGATGCGCATCAGCTCATGGCGAAGTATCGAATTTCAGGCATCCCCGTCACCAAAGGCCGTAAGTTGGTCGGGATTCTCACCAACCGCGATCTGAGGTTCGAAACCAGGATGGACATGAAGGTGTCGCAAGTGATGAAGCGAGACCCCTTGATCACGGCGCCTGAAGGCACCAGTTTGGAGAAGGCGAGAGAGATCCTGCACGAACACCGGATCGAAAAATTACCGGTGGTGAACAACGAATTCGAACTCAAGGGGCTCATCACCATCAAGGACATCGAAAAACGGATTAAATATCCCAACGCGTGCAAGGACGGCCACGGACGCTTACGGGTCGGCGCCGCCGTCGGCGTCGGGCAGGATACGGAAGAGCGCGTGAGCCTGCTCAAAAAAGCCGGCGTGGATCTCGTGGTAGTCGACACGGCACATGGCCACTCGCAAGCGGTGTTGGATACGGCCAGGAGGATCAAGAAGGTGTATCCGGATCTCGAACTGGTCGCGGGCAACATCGGCACCCCTGAGGCGGCCAAAGACCTCCTCAACGTCGGAGTCGATGCGGTCAAGGTTGGGGTCGGGCCGGGATCCATTTGCACGACACGCATCGTGTCCGGCGCCGGCATGCCCCAGCTGACCGCTATCGCGGATTGCGCAAAGGTGCTGTATGGCACCGGCGTGCCGGTGATTGCGGACGGAGGCATCAAGTTTTCCGGCGACATCACGAAGGCCTTGGGCGCCGGGGCCTCTTCCGTGATGCTGGGCGGTCTGTTCGCCGGCACGGAAGAGTCTCCCGGTGAGACGGTGCTCTATCAAGCCAGAACCTACAAGGTCTACCGGGGCATGGGTTCCATCGGGGCGATGGAACGGGGAGGAGGGGATCGGTATGGGCAAGGAGGCCGCCCGGCCCAAAAGCTGGTTCCCGAAGGGATCGAAGGCCGTGTTCCCTATAAAGGTCCGTTGGCCGCCGTGGTGTATCAGTTGGTCGGCGGTGTACGATCGGGCATGGGCTACTGCGGCTGTAAAACCATCATTGAATTGCAACGGAATGCCACGTTCATCAGGCAATCCGTGGCCGGTCTCCGTGAGAGCCATGTGCATGACGTGATCATTACCAAAGAGGCGCCGAATTATCGGATGGATTGGGAGTGA
- the guaA gene encoding glutamine-hydrolyzing GMP synthase (contains glutamine-hydrolyzing domain and glutamine amidotransferase; GMP-binding domain; functions to produce GMP from XMP in the IMP pathway) → MELWHNRILVLDFGSQYTQLIARRIREAQVYSQILPCTVPLATILAYRPQGIVLSGGPSSVYEKKAPVVSNELFDQHIPILGICYGMQLVTHLSGGTVAKSTHREYGRADLTIDDASDLFKGIGADKKTAVWMSHGDRIERMPPGFRSIAHTSNSPVAAMKRDDHKRRIYCLQFHPEVAHTPEGTRILRNFVYEICGCKPTWTMQSYVETAVGQIRDQVGKERVICALSGGVDSSVAAALTHRAIGDQLTCIFVDNGVLRAGERDQVQKTFASQLHLNLRILDGTKQFLAGLKNVTDPERKRKIIGRQFIKHFEAESKKLKGIKYLVQGTLYPDVIESVSFKGPSATIKTHHNVGGLPARMKLKLIEPLRELFKDEVRVLGTELGLPDEIVWRQPFPGPGLAIRVLGAVTPERLAILRAAEAIVDQEIRTAGLYRKIWQAFAVLLPIRTVGVMGDQRTYEHVIAIRAVTSVDGMTADWAKIPNDVLGRMSNRIINEVKGVNRVVYDISSKPPSTIEWE, encoded by the coding sequence ATGGAACTTTGGCACAATAGAATTCTGGTCCTCGACTTCGGGTCGCAGTACACCCAGCTGATCGCTCGCCGCATTCGCGAAGCGCAGGTCTACTCGCAAATTCTTCCCTGCACGGTCCCGTTGGCGACGATTCTCGCGTATCGGCCGCAAGGCATTGTGCTGTCCGGCGGTCCTTCCAGCGTCTACGAGAAGAAGGCTCCGGTCGTTTCAAACGAGCTCTTTGATCAACACATTCCGATCCTCGGTATTTGTTACGGCATGCAGTTGGTCACGCATCTCTCCGGCGGAACCGTCGCGAAATCGACCCATCGTGAGTATGGCCGGGCCGATCTCACGATCGACGATGCGTCCGACCTCTTCAAAGGAATCGGAGCCGACAAGAAGACGGCCGTCTGGATGTCCCATGGGGACCGCATCGAACGGATGCCGCCGGGATTTCGATCCATCGCTCACACGAGCAATTCGCCGGTCGCCGCGATGAAGCGGGACGATCACAAACGCCGGATCTATTGCCTGCAGTTCCATCCCGAAGTGGCTCATACGCCGGAAGGCACGAGGATCCTGCGTAACTTCGTCTACGAAATTTGCGGCTGCAAGCCGACGTGGACCATGCAGTCTTATGTCGAGACGGCGGTCGGCCAGATTCGGGACCAGGTCGGCAAGGAACGAGTCATCTGCGCGTTGAGCGGAGGGGTGGATTCGTCGGTCGCGGCGGCGCTGACGCATCGGGCGATCGGTGACCAGCTTACCTGCATCTTCGTCGATAACGGCGTCTTGCGGGCCGGTGAGCGGGACCAAGTACAAAAGACCTTCGCCTCGCAGCTCCATCTGAACCTGCGCATACTGGACGGGACGAAACAATTTCTCGCCGGTTTGAAGAACGTGACGGACCCGGAGCGAAAGCGCAAGATCATCGGCCGGCAATTCATCAAGCATTTTGAAGCGGAATCCAAGAAGTTGAAAGGCATCAAGTACCTTGTTCAAGGGACACTCTATCCCGACGTAATTGAAAGCGTCAGTTTCAAAGGACCCTCGGCCACGATCAAGACGCATCATAACGTCGGTGGGTTGCCGGCCCGTATGAAGCTCAAACTGATCGAGCCGCTGCGAGAGCTTTTCAAGGACGAAGTGCGAGTGTTGGGCACCGAGCTGGGTTTGCCGGACGAGATCGTCTGGCGGCAGCCCTTTCCGGGTCCCGGCTTGGCGATCCGCGTGCTCGGTGCCGTGACGCCGGAACGATTGGCGATTCTGCGGGCGGCGGAAGCGATCGTCGATCAGGAAATCCGAACGGCTGGGCTCTATCGGAAGATTTGGCAGGCCTTTGCCGTCCTGTTGCCCATTCGAACCGTCGGAGTCATGGGCGACCAACGGACTTATGAGCACGTGATTGCAATCCGAGCCGTCACGAGCGTGGACGGCATGACGGCCGACTGGGCCAAGATCCCAAACGACGTGTTGGGTCGCATGTCGAATCGCATCATCAATGAAGTCAAAGGCGTCAACCGGGTGGTGTACGATATCAGCTCGAAACCCCCGAGCACGATAGAGTGGGAATAG